The following proteins are encoded in a genomic region of Spirosoma sp. SC4-14:
- a CDS encoding polysaccharide deacetylase family protein translates to MKYGLILLVLLAYAVSPASAQTYAEKLGWPKGAKVVIFHVDDAGMSYPSNQGTIKSMEQGVATSTSIMMPCPWSASFVKYALKTGIDAGIHLTLTSEWKNYRWSPLAGSNQVPGLTDEEGALWPEVVDVIKHAKADEVEREIKAQIDRALAMGLKPTHLDSHMGTLFADESFLERYIKTGIAYGIPVMFPGGNNKLIIECTNYPLVSKLKAEGKWKDGMQLPTPDNLKKAKAVGETIWQAGLPVLDDLHTISGNWKPAGNNVTPEAWGHYKTEQFKDAINRMEPGLAMFIIHSTDASEEFKQISSSGGSRYGDMLSMIDPDLKAYLNKEGIILTTWREVMQRRKQVK, encoded by the coding sequence ATGAAATACGGTCTCATTTTACTGGTGCTGCTGGCCTATGCTGTTTCTCCGGCAAGTGCTCAAACCTATGCCGAAAAACTGGGCTGGCCAAAGGGAGCTAAAGTAGTAATTTTCCATGTCGACGATGCGGGCATGTCGTATCCGTCCAATCAGGGAACCATCAAATCGATGGAGCAGGGCGTGGCCACCTCCACCAGCATTATGATGCCCTGCCCGTGGTCGGCCAGCTTTGTGAAGTATGCGCTAAAAACGGGCATCGACGCAGGCATCCATCTTACCCTGACTTCCGAATGGAAAAACTACCGCTGGAGTCCACTGGCGGGTAGCAACCAGGTGCCAGGTCTGACCGACGAAGAAGGCGCGCTCTGGCCCGAAGTCGTGGATGTAATTAAACATGCCAAAGCCGATGAAGTGGAACGGGAGATAAAAGCCCAGATCGACCGGGCACTGGCCATGGGGCTCAAACCAACCCACCTCGACTCACACATGGGTACGCTCTTTGCCGATGAGTCGTTTCTGGAACGATATATCAAAACAGGCATTGCCTATGGTATTCCGGTTATGTTTCCGGGCGGCAATAACAAGCTCATTATCGAATGTACTAATTACCCACTTGTCAGTAAGTTAAAAGCCGAAGGCAAATGGAAAGACGGGATGCAACTACCCACACCCGACAACCTGAAAAAAGCGAAAGCCGTGGGCGAAACAATCTGGCAGGCTGGCTTACCCGTTCTCGATGACCTACATACCATCAGCGGCAACTGGAAACCCGCAGGCAACAACGTAACGCCCGAAGCCTGGGGCCACTACAAGACCGAACAGTTTAAAGATGCAATTAACCGGATGGAACCCGGACTGGCCATGTTCATCATCCACAGTACCGATGCGTCGGAAGAATTCAAGCAAATATCGTCGTCGGGCGGTTCGCGCTACGGCGATATGCTGTCGATGATCGACCCCGATTTGAAAGCCTATCTCAACAAAGAAGGCATCATTCTGACGACCTGGCGAGAGGTGATGCAACGACGCAAACAGGTCAAATAG
- a CDS encoding family 43 glycosylhydrolase translates to MKTTLTTLFALLITRTVLAQIGRPFIHDPSTVTECDGKYYTFGTGGGGLISDDGWTWYGGGVRPGGGAAPDVIKIGDRYLVIYGATGGSPSHKGAILTMWNKTLDPKSPDFKYSEPVVVATSDGYEENDAIDPGVMLDPTTGRLWLTYGTYFGFTRLIELDPKTGGLKAGNKPVDVAIVCEASTLVYRDGWYYLLATHGSCCDGANSTYNVVAGRSKKITGPYLDNVGRSMLQGGGKLVVATRGGLIGPGHFGHIVLEKGIEKMSIHYEADLEQGGRSVLGILPVVWKDGWPVAGEKFKEGTYEIESVRRGYALELAVDFTRMPVVRGFGQPNNEPIKPVPAQQLADVMKNWPTGTITLRIGDYMSRPHQQWTITDAPDSTGYLGGPYYKIVLAGTDRALATTADAEVITVPAFTGTPEQLWRIDQLTDGTYRIMPKVVPNSGKKVALVSSGDSTPTLAQFDFNSDNSKWNFRTP, encoded by the coding sequence ATGAAAACCACCCTGACAACCTTATTCGCCTTACTGATAACCCGAACCGTATTAGCTCAGATCGGAAGACCCTTTATCCATGACCCCTCAACCGTCACGGAATGCGATGGCAAATATTACACCTTCGGTACAGGCGGTGGTGGATTGATTTCCGACGATGGCTGGACCTGGTATGGGGGTGGGGTGAGGCCGGGTGGTGGAGCGGCTCCTGATGTCATCAAAATTGGGGATCGTTACCTGGTCATCTATGGCGCAACCGGTGGCTCGCCCAGCCACAAAGGCGCTATCCTGACCATGTGGAACAAGACATTAGACCCCAAATCCCCTGACTTTAAGTATTCTGAACCGGTTGTGGTAGCTACGTCGGATGGCTATGAAGAGAACGACGCCATTGACCCTGGCGTGATGCTCGACCCCACTACCGGACGCTTGTGGCTCACCTACGGCACGTATTTTGGCTTCACTCGCCTGATCGAATTAGACCCCAAAACCGGAGGCCTCAAAGCAGGCAATAAACCCGTCGATGTAGCCATTGTATGCGAAGCCAGCACGTTGGTTTACCGCGACGGTTGGTACTACCTGCTTGCCACGCATGGCAGTTGTTGCGATGGAGCCAACTCTACTTACAATGTGGTGGCAGGCCGTTCAAAAAAGATAACTGGCCCTTACCTCGATAATGTAGGCAGAAGCATGTTGCAAGGCGGGGGGAAACTGGTGGTAGCTACCCGTGGCGGATTAATAGGCCCCGGACATTTCGGCCATATCGTGCTGGAGAAAGGCATTGAAAAAATGTCTATCCATTACGAAGCCGATTTAGAGCAGGGTGGCCGAAGCGTATTAGGCATACTTCCGGTGGTTTGGAAAGATGGATGGCCTGTTGCCGGAGAGAAGTTTAAAGAAGGGACGTATGAAATTGAATCCGTACGACGAGGCTACGCCTTAGAGCTGGCTGTTGATTTTACAAGAATGCCCGTTGTACGGGGATTTGGTCAGCCCAACAATGAGCCTATAAAGCCCGTTCCGGCTCAGCAATTGGCCGATGTCATGAAAAACTGGCCAACCGGGACTATTACGTTAAGAATCGGCGATTACATGTCCCGCCCTCATCAACAATGGACGATTACCGATGCGCCTGATTCCACCGGGTATTTAGGTGGTCCCTATTATAAAATTGTACTGGCCGGAACCGATCGGGCCTTAGCGACCACTGCCGACGCCGAAGTAATAACCGTACCGGCATTTACCGGTACCCCCGAACAGTTATGGCGAATCGATCAATTGACGGATGGCACCTACCGGATCATGCCCAAGGTAGTACCGAATTCAGGAAAGAAAGTAGCGCTGGTATCTTCCGGTGACAGCACACCGACCCTGGCCCAATTTGATTTTAACAGCGATAATTCTAAATGGAATTTTAGGACTCCCTAA
- a CDS encoding YfiT family bacillithiol transferase, which yields MDDNRRFPIGPFISQDTYPIEELANLIDIIAASPAQYRQLVEKLVPEDLSKTYREGSWTVQQLVHHVADIQFVHFMRMKKALTEPNYNEVTLIDMNAWAQTPDAMEAPITDSLLLLDGATRRYVYLAKSLTNDQLAISYYHPVRQRSYSQAQALAMTAWHVQHHLAHIKLALAISE from the coding sequence ATGGACGACAACCGCAGATTTCCCATTGGCCCATTCATTAGTCAGGATACCTATCCTATTGAAGAATTAGCCAACCTGATTGATATTATAGCCGCTAGTCCGGCACAGTATCGGCAACTGGTAGAAAAGTTAGTGCCAGAAGACCTTAGCAAAACCTATCGGGAAGGAAGCTGGACCGTGCAGCAACTCGTACACCATGTGGCCGACATTCAGTTCGTGCATTTTATGCGCATGAAAAAAGCCCTGACCGAACCTAACTACAACGAGGTTACGCTGATCGACATGAATGCCTGGGCACAAACGCCTGATGCTATGGAAGCCCCCATTACCGATTCCCTCCTGCTGCTCGATGGCGCTACCCGACGCTATGTCTATCTGGCTAAATCGCTGACCAACGATCAGCTAGCCATTTCGTATTACCATCCGGTTCGGCAACGTTCCTACTCACAGGCACAGGCATTAGCGATGACGGCCTGGCACGTACAACATCACCTGGCACATATCAAACTGGCGTTAGCAATAAGCGAATGA
- a CDS encoding sialidase family protein — MKTVRIFFFSIVWAIRLAHAQSPNPAIVQSSLIFPAQSKHVHGSSIVNLPNGDFLAVWFYGSGERSADDVKIMGARLRKGEKAWSAPFEMADTPNIPDCNPVLFLNGQGKLFLVWIAVEANQWEYSILRVRTATDYSKSGPPVWNWQDNILLKPGDSFAEEVAKKFGDLPKYTAGWGGYAPKYDDMIIQASRDAGKRSIGWMTRIKPLLLDNGRILLPLYSDGFNFSLMAISDDDGSSWRPSLPVVGRGPIQPALARRKDGTVVALMRDSGDEPTRVHYSESKNKGETWTATTKTDIPNTASVELLALKDGRWAFLGNDINDGRYRLSLYLSDDEGKTWKWKIRIEDHKPGQGGYSYPSLIQTPDGLLHMTYSHHDGRPDGKSINYVVVDPKRIIN, encoded by the coding sequence ATGAAAACAGTACGTATTTTTTTCTTCAGTATCGTTTGGGCCATCCGTCTCGCCCATGCACAGAGCCCAAATCCGGCCATTGTGCAGTCGTCGCTTATTTTTCCGGCTCAAAGCAAGCATGTTCACGGCAGCAGTATTGTCAATCTGCCCAATGGCGATTTTCTGGCCGTATGGTTTTATGGCAGTGGCGAACGTTCGGCCGACGATGTCAAAATTATGGGAGCCCGCTTACGAAAAGGAGAAAAAGCCTGGAGTGCCCCCTTCGAAATGGCCGATACGCCCAACATCCCCGACTGTAACCCGGTATTGTTTCTGAACGGTCAGGGAAAGCTGTTTCTGGTCTGGATTGCCGTTGAGGCTAACCAGTGGGAATACTCTATTCTACGGGTCAGAACCGCTACCGACTATAGCAAAAGCGGGCCACCCGTCTGGAACTGGCAGGACAATATTCTGCTCAAACCCGGCGACAGTTTCGCGGAGGAGGTCGCTAAAAAATTCGGCGATCTGCCCAAATATACTGCTGGCTGGGGTGGTTATGCGCCCAAATACGACGACATGATAATTCAGGCCAGCCGCGATGCAGGCAAACGCTCTATTGGCTGGATGACCCGTATTAAACCGCTCCTGCTGGACAACGGCCGGATTCTGCTCCCGCTCTATTCCGACGGTTTCAACTTCTCGCTAATGGCCATTTCAGACGACGACGGGAGTAGCTGGCGGCCAAGTCTACCCGTAGTCGGTCGGGGGCCAATTCAGCCAGCACTGGCCCGGCGAAAAGATGGTACGGTGGTGGCCCTCATGCGCGACAGTGGCGACGAGCCAACCCGTGTGCACTACAGCGAATCGAAGAATAAGGGGGAAACCTGGACCGCTACGACCAAAACCGACATCCCGAACACGGCCAGCGTAGAACTACTGGCGCTGAAAGACGGCCGCTGGGCCTTTCTGGGCAACGACATCAACGACGGCCGCTACCGACTCAGTTTATACCTGTCGGACGACGAAGGCAAAACCTGGAAATGGAAGATCCGTATCGAAGATCACAAGCCAGGGCAGGGTGGCTATTCGTATCCATCGCTGATCCAGACACCCGATGGGCTGCTGCACATGACGTACTCGCATCACGACGGTCGGCCCGATGGCAAGTCGATAAACTACGTGGTAGTAGACCCCAAACGAATTATCAATTAG
- a CDS encoding acetylxylan esterase, which produces MNRKYKYALPILSFIVLSGLQTSSLTAFAQGPGPGQRIPLPPIPLKSDTTHTLSKHFTLASAAKKAPDASGFIQRWLVLEPVKKDIVRNNIFTDNYLRTTFSADNFSGDYTTIPHNGETVKVGNQELKWYALDSKAFNVNLYHFTYAINKPKYGILVWLVTVIDSPEEIQNVRMAAGCNSGSMWWLNGQEALLLSGDRDMIADNGTSARLTLKKGRNIIRGAVINGPGMANFCVRFLDEKGSPVKNLSIRYE; this is translated from the coding sequence ATGAACAGAAAATACAAATACGCATTGCCGATTCTATCGTTTATCGTTTTATCAGGATTACAAACCAGTAGCCTTACCGCTTTCGCCCAGGGACCGGGTCCTGGACAACGAATACCCCTGCCTCCCATACCGCTAAAAAGCGATACGACTCATACCCTATCCAAACACTTCACCCTGGCATCTGCTGCCAAAAAAGCGCCGGATGCAAGTGGATTTATTCAGCGCTGGCTAGTGCTGGAACCCGTAAAGAAAGATATTGTCAGGAATAATATTTTCACGGACAACTATCTCAGAACAACTTTTTCAGCCGATAATTTTTCCGGCGATTACACCACCATTCCTCACAATGGCGAAACGGTAAAAGTAGGCAATCAGGAACTGAAATGGTATGCGCTGGACAGCAAGGCATTCAACGTTAATTTATACCATTTTACCTACGCCATCAACAAGCCCAAATACGGCATACTTGTCTGGCTGGTCACGGTCATTGATAGCCCTGAAGAAATTCAAAATGTCAGGATGGCGGCCGGATGTAATTCGGGTAGTATGTGGTGGCTCAATGGTCAGGAAGCACTGCTACTTTCCGGCGACCGGGATATGATTGCCGATAATGGCACATCTGCCCGTTTAACGCTTAAAAAAGGCAGGAATATCATCCGTGGGGCCGTCATCAATGGGCCGGGAATGGCTAACTTCTGTGTTCGTTTTTTAGATGAAAAAGGGTCGCCCGTGAAAAACCTCAGTATTCGTTACGAATAA
- a CDS encoding nucleoside hydrolase — MIKKINLFFLLLLLTNPAISICQSVGSNVAITPRMRVIVDNDFSGDPDGLFQLAHLLMSPSVDIRAIIGSHLKVGDGFDPSKTQADNAAKKAREVLQIMNSTSNIPVFAGSNTAMANDSTPAKNEAVNFIIQEALRTDTKLPLYVVCGAGLTEIASAVLTNPQIAGKLTLIWIGGPEYSGLALPPPGYSNPEYNLNIDISAARVIFNQSTIALWQVPRNVYRQCLLSYSQLLVKVKPRGKVGAYLSGTLETLMTRIQRFINIGETYILGDSPLVLLTALQSSFEPDPSSSDYVIRQAPLINRAGSYEHNHQGRSIRVYTHMDTNLMFNDFFAKLELLNP, encoded by the coding sequence ATGATAAAAAAAATAAACCTGTTTTTCCTGTTGCTCCTCCTGACAAACCCAGCAATAAGTATCTGTCAATCAGTCGGCAGCAACGTCGCCATAACACCCCGAATGCGGGTAATTGTCGATAATGACTTCAGCGGTGACCCCGATGGTCTGTTCCAACTGGCACATCTGCTGATGTCCCCATCGGTCGATATTCGTGCCATCATCGGGTCGCATCTGAAAGTTGGCGATGGGTTCGACCCCTCCAAAACACAAGCCGACAATGCAGCTAAAAAAGCGCGGGAAGTGCTCCAGATCATGAACAGCACGAGCAACATACCTGTTTTTGCCGGATCGAATACGGCGATGGCAAACGACAGCACGCCGGCAAAAAATGAAGCGGTCAATTTCATCATTCAGGAAGCCTTGCGCACCGACACCAAATTGCCGCTATACGTTGTTTGTGGAGCCGGGTTAACCGAGATTGCATCGGCCGTACTGACAAATCCTCAAATTGCAGGCAAACTGACATTGATCTGGATCGGTGGTCCCGAATATTCCGGTCTGGCGCTACCACCACCGGGTTACTCCAATCCCGAATACAACCTGAACATCGACATTTCGGCCGCCAGAGTCATTTTTAATCAGTCGACGATAGCATTGTGGCAGGTTCCCCGGAATGTGTATCGCCAATGTCTGCTTTCCTATTCGCAGCTTCTGGTTAAGGTGAAACCCAGAGGAAAAGTTGGTGCCTATCTGAGCGGAACTCTCGAAACACTGATGACTCGAATTCAGCGGTTCATTAACATTGGCGAAACCTACATACTAGGCGACAGCCCTTTGGTTCTGCTCACCGCCCTACAGTCGTCGTTCGAACCCGACCCATCATCCAGCGATTATGTAATCAGACAGGCTCCTCTCATCAACCGAGCCGGTTCGTATGAACACAACCACCAAGGAAGGTCGATTCGGGTGTATACGCATATGGATACGAATCTGATGTTCAACGATTTCTTTGCTAAACTGGAGTTGCTGAATCCGTAA
- a CDS encoding nucleoside hydrolase-like domain-containing protein, with amino-acid sequence MLTLLHSCLLASGILLSSMAYGQANPAQPKPEPRTRVLVLTDIEADPDDSQSLVRFLTYANKWDIEGLVATTSIHQKQRVAPETIHQIVDAYGKVQPNLLKHEPGYPTAQAIKAVIKKGLPVYGMGGVGEGHDSEGSEWIIKVLEKPDTRPLWVPVWGGPNTLAQALWKIQKTRSAEQAEKLYRKLRVYTISDQDDSGPWIRKTFPGVFFICSPGYGYEAATWRGINTTEKGTHPDVISSDWLAQHIQQGHGPMGAMYPDVAYGMEGDTPSFMNLIPNGLNNPEHPDFGGWGGRYRLYQPTSLPPKGRFSRPDFPADELETRPIWTNTEDSLYAGALVRKSFMEAPESTPPKSIYTTIWRWRQDFQNDFAARMDWCTKSYQAANHPPKPALAHPTSLTVRSGEPFHLNAAGTTDPDGDSMSYLWFQYPEAGTYPGLVSFRPYASNLYDVPVTAPTVTSPQTIHFILRVTDKGTPALSRYKRVIVTVVPK; translated from the coding sequence ATGCTAACCCTTTTACACTCATGTTTGCTGGCCAGCGGAATACTATTGTCGTCAATGGCATATGGCCAGGCTAATCCCGCTCAACCGAAGCCCGAACCCCGGACGCGGGTGCTCGTGCTGACCGATATAGAAGCCGACCCCGACGATTCTCAATCCCTTGTCCGGTTTCTGACCTATGCCAATAAATGGGATATTGAAGGACTGGTTGCCACCACGTCGATTCACCAGAAACAACGCGTTGCTCCCGAAACCATTCATCAGATTGTGGATGCCTACGGAAAAGTGCAGCCCAATCTGCTCAAACATGAGCCGGGTTATCCAACAGCCCAGGCCATCAAAGCAGTCATCAAAAAAGGGCTACCGGTTTATGGCATGGGTGGTGTTGGCGAAGGCCATGATTCGGAAGGCTCCGAGTGGATTATTAAGGTACTCGAAAAGCCCGATACCCGACCGCTATGGGTTCCGGTTTGGGGTGGGCCCAATACATTGGCGCAGGCGCTGTGGAAAATTCAAAAGACCCGTTCGGCAGAGCAGGCCGAAAAGCTGTATCGAAAACTGCGGGTCTATACCATCTCGGATCAGGACGATTCGGGCCCCTGGATTCGGAAAACATTTCCGGGCGTTTTCTTCATCTGTAGCCCCGGTTACGGCTATGAAGCAGCAACGTGGCGCGGCATCAACACTACCGAAAAAGGAACCCATCCCGACGTAATCAGCAGCGACTGGCTTGCTCAGCACATTCAGCAGGGACATGGGCCAATGGGCGCGATGTATCCCGATGTGGCCTATGGTATGGAAGGCGACACGCCTTCGTTCATGAACCTGATTCCAAACGGCCTGAACAATCCTGAGCATCCTGATTTTGGGGGTTGGGGTGGCCGGTACAGGCTCTATCAACCTACATCACTTCCCCCAAAAGGCCGTTTCTCCCGGCCCGATTTCCCGGCCGATGAGCTGGAAACACGACCCATCTGGACAAACACCGAAGACTCGCTCTACGCAGGTGCTCTAGTCCGAAAATCGTTTATGGAAGCCCCCGAATCGACCCCGCCGAAAAGCATCTACACCACCATCTGGCGGTGGCGGCAGGATTTTCAGAACGATTTTGCCGCTCGTATGGACTGGTGTACAAAATCGTATCAGGCAGCGAATCATCCCCCAAAACCTGCGCTGGCACACCCTACCAGTCTGACTGTGCGATCGGGAGAACCGTTTCATTTAAATGCGGCCGGCACGACCGACCCCGACGGCGATTCGATGAGCTATCTGTGGTTTCAATATCCTGAAGCCGGAACCTATCCGGGTCTCGTCAGTTTCCGGCCCTACGCGTCAAACCTGTATGATGTTCCGGTAACAGCACCCACCGTCACGTCGCCCCAAACCATTCATTTTATCCTGCGCGTAACCGACAAAGGCACTCCGGCACTCAGTCGCTACAAACGGGTGATTGTTACGGTCGTTCCGAAGTGA
- a CDS encoding two-component regulator propeller domain-containing protein produces the protein MNLYRYFQQSLTMGMAGLLLWGCSAHGNQASVTTYTDTAFEQDYHEPYPIGTDSKANDVRHIAADRQGTLWAATAAGIYKKESGQQHWASVLSSADEGPAYAVVVDEQSVVWFGVWNGLYRYKDQQLERINGPEAPIASITIAKEGIYALGPQGVWLINAKGVQKKPYRLARSIRSSRSDNRGGLWIATDVGLYHATDQQTTVFQKPDELLSASVKGLATDSSQALWVGGLGGVTIRQDGKVQKTLRPAQGIPSIFVTCVEQAPDGSMWVGTEAGIVRYHPNKTHSLRFSRRWLLDDHINDITFDRQGTAWIATTKGVSAIRKRPMTLAQKQDYFYDVLMQRHIRAPWIAGQCRLPTPGDISRWEPDDDDNDGEYTGNYLAMESFRYAATKNPDARQKAKKAFGFLKLLQEVTNTDGFFARTVVPTDWTRVDDGNRTYTDRERADERVNEPRFKPVEVRWHKSNDGKWLWKGDTSSDEVCGHMMGYYFYYELAADEAEKAVVRKHVARIVDHLIAHNYTLTDIDGNHTRWGVWSPDRLNRDPDWAPDRNQNSMELLAFLKLAYHMTGNPKYEQHYRQLIDREGYLDNMGKNLDQNPAWFIYFDVILAAYVYPILIRCETDPKLRAFYEEHMDRWLQQRKGDKNPLINFLYCYSRNKKVELASSVEFLVDTPLDLVNWTIDHSKREDVTMVHNPVLDELQVSELPPASIRTVVRWDKNPWAAINGQPDIEREPVFWLLPYWMGRYLGMIEPAQPKLN, from the coding sequence ATGAATCTGTATCGCTATTTTCAGCAAAGCCTGACCATGGGAATGGCTGGTTTACTACTTTGGGGATGCTCGGCACATGGAAACCAGGCATCTGTAACAACCTATACCGATACAGCCTTTGAGCAGGACTATCATGAACCGTACCCCATAGGAACAGACAGCAAAGCCAACGACGTTCGCCACATTGCGGCAGACCGGCAGGGAACCCTTTGGGCAGCAACCGCAGCCGGTATCTACAAAAAGGAAAGTGGGCAGCAACACTGGGCATCTGTACTCTCTTCTGCCGACGAAGGGCCAGCCTATGCCGTTGTGGTAGACGAGCAGTCGGTCGTATGGTTCGGTGTCTGGAATGGGCTGTATCGTTATAAAGATCAGCAACTTGAGCGCATTAATGGCCCCGAAGCACCTATTGCATCAATAACGATTGCCAAAGAAGGAATTTATGCACTCGGCCCGCAGGGTGTGTGGTTAATAAATGCCAAAGGCGTACAGAAAAAACCCTATCGGCTGGCTCGCTCCATTCGGAGTAGTCGTTCCGATAATCGGGGGGGGTTGTGGATTGCTACCGACGTGGGGTTATATCATGCCACCGATCAGCAAACCACCGTTTTTCAAAAGCCCGACGAATTGCTGAGCGCATCGGTTAAAGGTCTGGCTACCGATAGCAGTCAGGCCCTGTGGGTGGGTGGCCTGGGCGGTGTCACAATACGTCAGGATGGCAAAGTGCAGAAAACGCTTCGCCCGGCGCAGGGCATCCCGTCCATTTTTGTTACCTGTGTCGAACAGGCTCCTGATGGCAGTATGTGGGTTGGTACTGAAGCGGGCATTGTCCGTTATCATCCTAATAAAACGCATTCACTGCGGTTTAGCCGACGGTGGCTGCTCGACGACCACATCAACGACATTACGTTCGACAGGCAGGGAACGGCCTGGATAGCCACCACCAAAGGCGTTAGTGCAATCCGAAAACGGCCAATGACGCTGGCTCAGAAGCAGGATTATTTCTACGACGTACTGATGCAACGGCATATTCGCGCTCCGTGGATTGCCGGGCAATGCCGATTGCCCACACCGGGCGACATCAGTCGCTGGGAACCCGACGACGATGATAACGATGGCGAATACACGGGCAATTATCTGGCCATGGAAAGTTTCCGGTATGCGGCTACGAAAAATCCGGATGCCCGCCAAAAAGCAAAAAAAGCATTCGGTTTTCTGAAATTACTTCAGGAAGTGACAAATACCGACGGTTTCTTTGCCCGAACAGTGGTACCAACCGACTGGACGCGGGTCGACGATGGCAACCGAACCTATACCGACCGCGAACGAGCTGATGAACGGGTAAACGAACCTCGTTTTAAACCTGTTGAGGTTCGATGGCATAAATCGAACGACGGCAAATGGCTCTGGAAAGGTGATACCAGCAGCGACGAGGTGTGTGGCCACATGATGGGTTACTACTTCTACTACGAACTTGCTGCCGACGAAGCCGAAAAAGCCGTTGTCCGAAAACACGTTGCCCGGATTGTCGATCATCTCATTGCGCATAACTATACGCTGACCGACATCGACGGCAACCATACGCGCTGGGGCGTATGGTCGCCCGACCGGCTCAACCGCGACCCCGACTGGGCCCCTGACCGTAATCAGAACTCAATGGAACTGCTCGCGTTTCTGAAGCTTGCCTATCACATGACGGGCAACCCGAAATATGAACAGCACTATCGGCAATTAATAGACAGGGAAGGCTACCTCGACAACATGGGCAAAAACCTCGACCAGAATCCGGCCTGGTTCATTTATTTCGATGTGATACTGGCAGCCTATGTATATCCCATTCTGATTCGCTGCGAAACCGACCCCAAACTTCGGGCATTCTACGAAGAGCATATGGACCGCTGGCTCCAACAGCGCAAAGGCGATAAAAACCCGCTGATAAACTTTCTGTACTGCTACAGCCGGAATAAAAAAGTGGAGCTGGCTTCGTCGGTCGAATTTCTGGTCGACACTCCGCTCGACCTCGTCAACTGGACAATTGACCATAGCAAGCGTGAGGATGTAACGATGGTACATAATCCGGTGCTGGATGAACTTCAGGTCAGCGAACTCCCACCGGCCAGCATCCGCACGGTAGTTCGCTGGGACAAAAACCCCTGGGCGGCCATCAACGGTCAACCCGATATTGAACGGGAACCCGTTTTCTGGTTACTCCCCTACTGGATGGGCCGCTATCTGGGCATGATTGAGCCAGCACAGCCAAAATTGAACTAA
- a CDS encoding RNA polymerase sigma-70 factor — translation MICSIESILLQAVKGDQSAFAKLYQHYRTPALKFCFCLLKDEEEAENMVHDVFIKIWEKRNLINPELNFSSYLFTCLRNMAFDYMKQVEKSQLLRQRYMERMERLSDDDHEEQENRDRLLRNAINSLSERRKMILMLSVEGGKSYQEIADSLRISKNTVKNQLVKAKQLLRERVDLH, via the coding sequence ATGATCTGTTCAATCGAAAGCATCCTATTGCAGGCAGTGAAGGGCGATCAGTCAGCTTTTGCTAAACTGTATCAGCATTACCGAACGCCCGCGCTTAAGTTCTGTTTCTGCCTGTTGAAAGATGAGGAAGAAGCGGAGAATATGGTGCACGACGTATTTATAAAAATCTGGGAAAAGCGAAACCTCATCAATCCTGAACTGAATTTCAGTTCATACCTCTTTACATGTCTGCGGAATATGGCTTTCGATTATATGAAGCAGGTAGAAAAGAGCCAGCTACTGCGCCAGCGGTATATGGAACGGATGGAACGGTTGAGCGACGACGACCATGAAGAGCAGGAAAACCGGGATCGGCTCCTGCGCAATGCCATCAATTCGCTGTCGGAACGGCGAAAGATGATACTGATGCTCAGTGTAGAAGGAGGAAAATCATATCAGGAAATTGCCGATTCGCTCCGCATTTCGAAGAATACTGTCAAGAACCAACTCGTAAAGGCCAAACAACTCCTGCGCGAACGGGTCGATCTGCATTAG